One Pantanalinema sp. genomic window carries:
- a CDS encoding phosphoglucomutase/phosphomannomutase family protein has protein sequence MLTEQASALKFGTDGWRAVIAKDFTFDNVALVAQALAETWKAESDNRHAVVGFDTRFLSDKFARTAAEVLAANGFEVVLADRPCSSPSISWAVKERGAVGAVMITASHNPPEYNGFKIKAHYGGSASPELTAKVEAVLRKGVRPAPYRGEAIATFDPRTGYFAQLAKLVDLEAIAKAGLQVIADPMYGAGSGYLRTMLEGAGMTLTELHAEANPSFHGTNPEPIAPNLVELAVRTREAANANPLTVGLAFDGDADRIGAVDADGTFVNSHRILALMLQHLVEEKGWKGGVIRTFSTSRLIEKLARAHGLPLFETPIGFKYICDLMVSEDILIGGEESGGIGIKHHIPERDGILCGLVLLEIMAKHKATLGELVSRLEAQYGSHQYDRIDLHLTDNAAKDRVLSELKANPPGSFAGQAVTAVETLDGVKFTLDHGGWLLFRASGTEPLLRIYAEAPSMPLVRELLEAGRSLAQGA, from the coding sequence GTGCTGACTGAACAGGCGAGCGCCCTCAAGTTCGGAACCGACGGCTGGCGCGCGGTGATCGCCAAGGACTTCACCTTCGACAACGTGGCCCTGGTCGCCCAGGCCCTGGCCGAGACCTGGAAGGCCGAATCGGACAATCGCCACGCCGTGGTCGGCTTCGACACCCGCTTTCTCTCCGACAAGTTCGCCCGCACCGCGGCCGAGGTCCTCGCCGCCAACGGCTTCGAGGTCGTCCTGGCCGACCGCCCCTGCTCCAGCCCCTCCATCTCGTGGGCGGTCAAGGAGCGCGGGGCCGTCGGCGCCGTGATGATCACGGCGAGCCACAACCCGCCCGAGTACAACGGCTTCAAGATCAAGGCCCACTACGGCGGCTCGGCCTCGCCCGAGCTGACGGCCAAAGTCGAGGCCGTCCTGCGCAAGGGCGTACGCCCGGCCCCCTACCGGGGCGAGGCGATCGCCACCTTCGACCCGCGGACGGGCTACTTCGCCCAGCTCGCCAAGCTGGTGGACCTCGAGGCGATCGCCAAGGCAGGCCTCCAGGTCATCGCCGACCCCATGTACGGGGCCGGCTCGGGCTACCTGCGCACCATGCTCGAGGGAGCGGGAATGACCCTCACCGAGCTGCACGCCGAGGCCAACCCCTCCTTCCACGGCACCAACCCCGAGCCCATCGCCCCCAACCTGGTCGAGCTCGCCGTCCGCACCCGCGAGGCGGCCAACGCCAACCCCCTGACCGTGGGGCTGGCCTTCGACGGGGACGCGGATCGCATCGGGGCGGTGGACGCCGACGGCACCTTCGTCAACTCCCACCGCATCCTGGCGCTGATGCTCCAGCACCTGGTCGAGGAGAAGGGCTGGAAGGGCGGCGTCATCCGCACCTTCTCAACCTCCCGGCTGATCGAGAAGCTCGCCCGGGCCCACGGCCTTCCCCTGTTCGAGACGCCCATCGGCTTCAAGTACATCTGCGACCTGATGGTGTCCGAGGACATCCTGATCGGCGGCGAGGAGTCGGGCGGGATCGGCATCAAGCATCACATCCCCGAGCGCGACGGCATCCTGTGCGGCCTGGTGCTGCTCGAGATCATGGCCAAGCACAAGGCGACGCTCGGCGAGCTGGTCTCGCGCCTCGAGGCCCAGTACGGCTCGCACCAGTACGACCGCATCGACCTGCACCTCACGGACAACGCGGCCAAGGACCGGGTGCTCTCCGAGCTCAAGGCCAACCCGCCCGGCTCCTTCGCCGGCCAGGCGGTGACGGCCGTCGAGACCCTGGACGGGGTCAAGTTCACGCTCGACCACGGAGGCTGGCTGCTGTTCCGGGCCTCAGGCACCGAGCCCCTCCTGAGGATCTACGCCGAGGCCCCGAGCATGCCGCTCGTGCGCGAGCTGCTCGAGGCGGGGCGTTCGCTGGCGCAAGGAGCCTAG
- a CDS encoding D-alanine--D-alanine ligase, whose amino-acid sequence MSKKTRVTVLWGGFSTEREVSSWSCEMVRRNLDPEAYEVSVHDLNAFLPGGDRTWHQLKDDADVVFIAIHGAGGEDGTLQGLLELYGIPYTGSGVMASALAMNKARTKQIYQQAGIPTADAAAYDLRQAPSPDPAAERDRLGAAFGYPMVLKADNQGSSFGVHIVRAPEDFVSAWEEAAKLSPELLVERFVPGLEVTCGVIGGSAIEALPVVEIVPKSSGWFDFEAKYAAGASDEIVPARLSQELTEKVQDLALRAHLALGCWGMSRTDMRITSEGEIYVLETNTIPGLTENSLLPKAARAAGIMLPELFDRFIAMAFERQSFHPSASLKP is encoded by the coding sequence ATGAGCAAGAAGACCCGGGTCACCGTCCTCTGGGGCGGCTTCTCCACCGAGCGCGAGGTATCGAGCTGGTCCTGCGAGATGGTCCGGCGCAACCTCGACCCCGAGGCCTACGAGGTCTCGGTCCACGACCTCAACGCCTTCTTGCCGGGTGGCGACCGCACCTGGCACCAGCTCAAGGACGACGCTGACGTGGTCTTCATCGCCATCCACGGCGCGGGCGGCGAGGACGGCACCCTCCAGGGGCTGCTCGAGCTCTACGGCATCCCCTACACGGGCTCGGGCGTCATGGCCAGCGCCCTTGCCATGAACAAGGCCCGCACCAAGCAGATCTACCAGCAGGCAGGCATCCCCACGGCCGACGCCGCCGCCTACGACCTGCGCCAGGCCCCCTCTCCCGACCCCGCCGCCGAGCGCGATCGCCTGGGCGCGGCCTTCGGCTACCCCATGGTCCTCAAGGCCGACAACCAGGGCTCCAGCTTCGGCGTCCACATCGTGCGCGCCCCCGAGGACTTCGTCAGCGCCTGGGAAGAGGCCGCGAAGCTCTCGCCCGAGCTGCTCGTCGAGCGCTTCGTGCCCGGCCTCGAGGTCACATGCGGGGTCATCGGCGGCTCGGCGATCGAGGCCCTGCCCGTGGTCGAGATCGTGCCCAAGTCGTCCGGGTGGTTCGACTTCGAGGCCAAGTACGCCGCGGGCGCCTCGGACGAGATCGTCCCGGCGCGCCTCTCGCAGGAGCTGACCGAAAAGGTGCAGGACCTGGCCCTGCGCGCCCACCTGGCCCTCGGCTGCTGGGGGATGTCGCGCACCGACATGCGCATCACCTCCGAGGGCGAGATCTACGTCCTCGAGACCAACACCATCCCCGGCCTCACCGAGAACAGCCTCCTGCCCAAGGCCGCGCGCGCGGCGGGCATCATGCTGCCCGAGCTTTTCGACCGCTTCATCGCCATGGCCTTCGAGCGGCAGTCCTTCCACCCGTCCGCCTCGCTGAAGCCGTAG
- a CDS encoding CBS domain-containing protein, translating into MQIRTIMTSPAHAVTPQTSIKDLLATFKDRQVSGFPVVEGDKVVGVVTESDLVYRDRPLKPPAFLALFDMVIPLETPEHLREEIIKTVGSHVGDVMTAPAVTISPDADVSEAASLMVERRINRLPVVDASGRLVGIVSRADLVASMA; encoded by the coding sequence ATGCAGATTCGCACCATCATGACTTCCCCGGCTCACGCCGTGACCCCCCAGACCTCGATCAAGGACCTGCTCGCCACCTTCAAGGATCGCCAGGTCAGCGGCTTTCCCGTGGTCGAGGGCGACAAGGTCGTGGGCGTGGTGACCGAGAGCGACCTGGTCTACCGCGATCGCCCCCTCAAGCCGCCCGCCTTCCTCGCCCTCTTCGACATGGTCATCCCCCTCGAGACGCCCGAGCACCTGCGCGAGGAGATCATCAAGACCGTGGGGTCCCACGTGGGCGACGTCATGACCGCCCCGGCCGTCACCATCTCGCCCGACGCCGACGTCTCCGAGGCCGCGAGCCTCATGGTCGAGCGCCGCATCAACCGCCTGCCCGTCGTGGACGCCTCGGGGCGGCTCGTGGGCATCGTGAGCAGAGCCGACCTGGTCGCCTCCATGGCCTGA